From Solanum lycopersicum chromosome 4, SLM_r2.1:
GTATAGCATGGACAATGCCAGGCAAGATAATAGCTGGGAGGGAAGATGTTCACATGCTAAAGATAAGAGTAGATGGAGAATTGTCTCAGCTTGTATTTGGTGGACAACTTGGAAGGAGAGGAGTTCCAGATGTTCTGAGAGATAGGCCTTAGAGAATGATGTGCAGAACATCAAGTTGAATTTCATCTTACTGCTATGTTTTTGGTGTTATCAGATTTACTCTAGTGATATTGTGTCTATCATAGATGTTCTAGATTCTTTATAGCTAGAGAGGGAAGACACTAGAGCTCTATTGTTAATATGTTTCATTACTACCCAACTACTGTTTTGATCCCTGGTATGATACAAAGTTActcgtttcaaaaaaaaaaaaaactgtaaaGTGTAGTCCTGGAATTCGAACACAAATGTTTGTGATTGATGGATGTCTGAACCAACATGAAAGAtgtatataatataagttttcTAGATCCTCCTACTTCTACTTGGATCCTCTTTGTATTCAAAACACTTAAGTACTTTTTTATGATTAATAAAATGTCGTATTTACCGATTAAAAGAACTCTTTAGAACAGATAGAATACCAAGTCATCAACGTTGGGTCCGTGCTCAACACAGGCTATTACCTATCTAGTATGGAAATATATGCCATTTAATATGTGTTGTTTAACACAAATACTGAGTCTAGGATGAAGCTAGTGGGTTCTGCGGAGTCCATAAGAGAAACTGTAACTCTGCCACCAGTGACTACTGAGTAAGATGTTTCGCTCACATTGAATTATGGGCATCCTGCATTGATTTTTCATTCCTTCAAACTAAGAACTATgtacttctttcttttttgtagTGTGAATGTTcaagttaattaaaaaattgttcaaaatttaGGTGCTAAACTATGTTGTAACTATCCACAGTTGAAAAGCATAGTGAAGGCAAAAATGAGCCTTGATTTTATTCATCATTCATGTTCTCACTCCTAGCTCTTTGTTCAAGTTTAAACACACTTTTTTTTGTGGTTCTGGAAAATTCGATTTCACTTGTTTGTTGAATAGGATTGTATCTTTACTCTGTTTCGTATTGTAATTTTCAATTTAACCTCAAACGTTTAATTCAGTTGATTAAAATCCTCTTAGCACCTTTAGTTTGTTAAACGCactatatttcttttttccttccATTTTCAATTCATTGTGTCTATTAAAGGAATTTAATTATTAGACATTGGGGTGATCTTGAATTCGCTGAAAGTATCAAAGTTTTCCTTCCTATTTGGCTTTAAGTTGTTGGCTTCACTTGAGAGGAAAAGTTTCATTAACTTGTCGTAACCAGTTAGAATTGAATACAGCAGAATCAAGAGATAAATATTTGAGAATTTGTGGTTtaggaaaaattatttatggttTAGGAAAAATTTGGGATAGAGAGAATCCCTAATTTATGGTTTAGGAAAAATGATTTAGTAACTGAATGAAATATACCTGACTAGAGAGGAATAGATATAGAAGATTTCATAGTCAACCTATAACTAGTATGGGATTGAGCTATAGTTGAGTGAGAGTCCATAGTTGAGTGAGAGTTTGTTCTCAGAGAAATCTCCAGTTTATCATAATTTCTGTATCTGAATTTATATGCAAACAGGAACAGAAATTGGAGGATTCGAGGCTATGAGAAATGAAGATTCATCTGGGACTGGTTAAGAGGAGCTGAAGGTGCAATAGTGAGAAGGATTTCGGTTGTGGCAAGGGTTGAGAAGAAACGAAGAATGATCTTACTAATACAAGGATTAACAATTGCTTTTTCCTACAGGAGTTTCTCTTAAACTCGTTTTCGTTGCTCTAACTAACAGTAAATGAGACTTAATATGTAGTAAATAATCCTATTTGCATGATGCATAGTTATATGGTTGCTGTAATCTAGTCTGTGTATGGTTgttaaatgttaaaaatatttaattttatatgttcCTCTTCCCTTATTGCAGTTTACATGTTTACAAATAGCCAAAGGCAAGAAGAGCGCACCGGAAAATATGGGACTCCAAGGGTGAAGTACCTTCAGGTTAATCCTGCAACTCACTGTATTGATTGCCTGACGCTATGAGAGAAAGAACACTAGAACTGCAAAACTTTGAATTGATACTAAGTAAAAATTGTGCATAACAATTCCTTATTAGCATAGATCTTGTTTGCTTGTTTGCCCAATCAGTTCTTTGATTCTTGTTTCAGGAATTGGTGAATCAGTTTCAGAATGCTTCTGCTGAAGGTATGCTTAGACTTTTATTCAACTGATTTTCGCTGTATCTACCGAACTTGGATTTGCTGAAATGAGACAAAATGTACTATCAGAATATCATATGGACATTCTTGTTTAGTCAAGTGCATTATTTTCATCAGGGAGTTCATAGATGTTTTCTAGCTTACAATAATGTTTATATTAACATAAGAATATCATTAACACTGTCAAGTCACTAGGAAGCTGTGTTCATATTTGTAAGTTAGGGCGTTTTATGGCGGGTTTCGAGTTTTCAAGCAAGATGTTGAACGATAAAGCAGCTGTTATTCTGACCAACAGATATCTATTAGCTATGGCAATTCGACTTACATTTGTCCCCTAAAAATAGGAATAACAGCGTAAATTAGTAAGATGTATGTCCTATCATTATTCCCTGTCTTTCCTCCATGAGAAAAAACTGCTCAGCGAGACGACGTAGTCATGTCGATAGCATCCAGAGCAAAGATTGATATATAATGAGGTTCAGATCCATCTGAAACATAGTATTTTACTACTTAAGGAACTATACTAGCGGCCAACCCAATTTATTGTAGAAAGTTTCGCGATCAATGATTGAACCAACAGAGCAATCAGTATTGCTAACTAATAGAGTCTGTTAGTCTGACATTTCTGTGTCTGTTCAGTGGAAAGTTAATTTCACGCTTGTCAAGATAATAACATATATGGCAGCCAATTGATTAACTTCAATCTGCTTTCTTCACTTCTTGTTTTGGCATCTATATGGCTTGATATATTCTTGTTATTACAGAGACAAAAGAGAAGATCGTTGCTAATTTGGCGAACTTTGCATATGATCCTTTCAACTTTACCTTTTTGCGCCAGGTCAAGAATCTTCTGATGAGTagtttgattttgttattcaatCATCTTTTTCTCTTCTGGTTGCCTCAACATGTCTTGTAATATTCAACAGCTTAATGTTATAGAACTTTTTCTCGACTGTTTAACTGAGCCTAGTGAGAAGCTTGTGGAATTTGGGATTGGAGGAATCTGCAATGCTTGTTCCGGTAAAGATCAAAGCTGTAGGAATTTATGTTGGTTCCATGATTTGGaacttttttttcttggttCTGCTTTGAATCACAGTAGACTTCCTGTGATCTTCTCCAAAAAGTTGACTCAATAAGCGTTTGTGCTTGCAGATCCAGCTAATGCTGCTCTTGTCACTCAAAATGATGGTATCCCTCTCGTCATCCAGTGTTTGTCAAGTCCTGTTAGGAACACGGTAAGGACATAAACAAACATTTTGTGGTCTTCTTGGTTATTGAGTTCTTGCTGTTCATTCGTTAAAATtgcacatatacacatatacgTAGTGAGAAACTCGAAACTAAAATTGTTAATTGAACTGTTGAGTACCATTGATCCGTCAATCTTGTGGATaactttgataaaaaatttcatgcatCAGACATATCATATCATCTCTTATAGAACTTGgtctcttctttttccttttttatgttTGGCATCATACAAACTTCTGTTACTTTAGGCTGCAATCAGAATAAAATGATGTTGTCGGAATCAGCTGTTCTACACACGAAGACTTccaaattttactaattttgttCCTCAATCTCAAACTGGTTTACTGTTTGGTGGTCAATTTTACTTCTCAAGGTCACTTATGGACATCCTCTTTTAAGCAATTCCAGAATTATGAACATAAACATTGCTCTCCTCGTCTTTATTCGAACaatcaaaatgatttttatatgtttatataatagatgttgaattccATTGGACTTCATTTTGTGTTCGTCTCTGAACACCTCCCACCCCTTGAAAAACATTGTTCTGCCACTGGCTCAACGTATATGGATGTATGTACATGGATTTGACACAAATGAACTTCAAACTGGGCAGGTGAATTACGCTCTAGGAGCATTGTATTATCTATGCAATGCATCAAACAAGGAAGAGATCTTAAAGCCAGAAGTAATTGATGCAATCAAGAGTTATGCAGCTGCAGGTGGAGTTAGTACAAGCTTCAGTAATTTAGCTCAGGCTTTCTTAGATCAACATGTTCCTCAGCTTAATTAAAATGCAGGAAATAAAAGATTAtgttgtaaaattatatttgagcGGATGATCTATCGCAAATAATTTATTACTTccaattcattatattttcaaaaagttatGAAGTCCACGAAGCACGTGACGTGGGCAAAGAAGACCCATGCCAAGCCAGTGGGAGATGGAAACAAAACATGTAATAAAGAGAACAAATATTGAGTTTCGAAAAGAACAGAAATTAGCACAAGGACGAGAATCACATTATCTTAGTGCCAACCACTAATCCTATGTATCACTCTCCGCTTTCCACGTGTCATCCTACAATTCCTTTGCCATCAGATCAGATAGCCCCGTTAATACCTGCACTGTACTGTATATCAAAAAATACGTAACAAtcattcaaataatttaaactttatataaatatcaatttatcatCGATTTCTATCTTGGTATGCTTTCGCTGCCCTTTGTTGTTAGGAGTTGATATACACTGATTcagatattattttttaattttaatttttcacttgacatgtttaagatcacaagattaaagagtattttgatacatttgacataattttaatttagaattacaAGATcagaaaatttcttttttttttaaatttcgttCCAAATCATATTAAGTCGTTTCAAGTCAAATTAAATCACTCTTTTTAAAACTAATGGAGTAATATCTACGCAgatgtttattttttcaaaaaatcctGTAAGTTATTATAAGGATAACTCCTGAGATATCATTATATGTAACGTGGATAATGAAGAGCTAGGCAGCCAGTGAGAGATACAAACAAATTCAGCagagaagaaaaacaaattagTTACAGAAATGACGAATTGGATCACGCTTTATCTTAGTGCGAACCACTGATCCCATGCATCACTCTCCTCTTTCCACGTGTCATCCTCTGACGTCAGACCAGattcctcttctcttttttttttttaaatatatatgagCATTTTAGCAAGTACTGCGTGCCCAATCTCTTGCACAAAAATCGAAAGCACGATGGATCACGCGGCGGATGCTCACCGGACGGATTTGATGACGATAACAAGGTTTGTGTTGAATGAACAGACGAAGCACCCTGAATCCCGTGGAGACTTCAGTATTTTGCTCAGTCACATTGTTCTTGGCTGCAAGTTCGTATGCACTGCTGTTAACAAGGTTTTTTATATCAACTTCtctgttttgattttttgttttcatttgatTTGTGTATGGTTGTTGAAGAGGGTGATGCTTTAATTTTGCATGTTTATTGTACAAAGGTGGCGTCTACTagctaacaatttttttctttttagaattATGCGTCAGATTTATTTGCCTTATAGCAGCCAATTTAGTGGAGGAATATCAATTTTTCCTCGTCTCTTCTATCTGCTGTATTATTTTCAGCGATGCAGATTAATGAAGTTGTAGTGCAAGATAATAAGTTAGCTGCAGGTACTGATCGATAGAGCTCAGTAGttattttaaactaatttttcGTGATTACAAAAATGTACAAGGCAGAGGAAGCTTCTGCAGAATGAATCTGTTTTTGTGTAACATGTATTATTTATACCTTGTTGTGTTTTTCCGTTTACTCCTGTATTGATATATTTACGAGTCGATACATCTTTCCAGGCAGGTTTGGCTAAACTCCTAGGACTTGCTGGTGAGACTAATGTGCAGGCAAGTGCATGAAGATGCTGCTCTTATAATATTTGTAAAGCTTCCAATCTGTTTCAACTTTGGATTACTCTGGTTTTGATTTCTAATTGTAGGGAGAAGATCAAAAGAAACTTGATGTACTCTCAAATGAAGTGTTTATCAAGGCTTTGGTTAGCAGTGGCCGAACAGTAAGACTCGAGATACTCATTTTTATTAGTACACATTGTGAAAATATATGGTGATTTTAGTCTAAAAGTATGTCAAATTATGTAGTGCATTCTTGTCtctgaagaagatgaagaggcCACATTTGTGGAGCCAGCTAACcgtggaaagtgagtgttattGTTCTATCTCTCTAGTTTGACATTTATCATTATGCTTGAGAACTAATCACTAATCCATTGATGCAATTTTAACGACAGATACTGTGTAGTTTTTGATCCTCTGGATGGATCATCGAACATCGATTGTGGTGTTTCTATTGGAACGGTATGATTCTAGTTTGAGaaatatttatgttgttgttaCTTGGCTATCCACCACTATATCCTTTTTCATGTCACAATGAATAATATATCTCATTTATATAGATCTTTGGGATTTACATGATCAAAGACGGTCATGAACCAACACTAGATGATGTCTTGCAACCTGGGATGAACATGTTAGCTGCTGGTTACTGCATGTATGGAAGTTCTTGTACGGTATGTGGcttacatttaatttaaatatgctctgaagtattttgaaattcTTGTAAGACAATGATGAGTTGGAAATACAAGTAATAAGATTTTCTGAACTCCGTTATTTGCAGCTAGTTTTGAGCACTGGATCTGGAGTTAATGGTTTTACCCTTGATCCCTCTCTTGGCGAGTTCATCCTAACTCATGCTGACATCAAGGTAACGCCGTTGCTTATCTCCTTGTATCGCCTTAGAACATAGAACTTGTTGTTGACTAATAATCTTGATCATTACTTCATTGCTCAAGATTGTCGTAGAACTTAAAGTTGATAATCTTGATGGAAAATGTTCTAATCAATTTTTAGAAAATGCTAtcaagataattttttattaatcttaaGTGTGTTTTAAATGGTCTACTGGCTTCTCTCGGGTTGTAGAATCGAATGGCGTTTGGACCACACATAATCAACTTTCGGTTCTGTTAGTTAGTGACACATGCGACCTAACATAAGATTGGCTTAGCATATCTGGTGCCCTATTTCCTTTTATGATTTCTGGTTAACATGGTTTTCGTTTTGCTTTTACGTGCAGATTCCTAAGAAAGGGAAGATTTATTCAGTGAATGAAGGAAATGCCAAGAACTGGGATGGTCCAACATCCAAGTACGCTTATTGGAAAGCAATAGCTAATAAGTTTGTTCCCCATGTTCATGATATCCTATTATTCTCTTAAATTTCAGATATGTGCAGAACTGCAAGTATCCCGCTGATGGTTCTTCACCTAAATCTTTGAGATATATTGGAAGGTAATTGAAAACTTCATAGATGCTTAGATTGCACGGTTTGTATTGTTACCATGTCTTGTATGATCCAATTCACCAACCTGCAATCTGAACCATATTATCATGACGGAAATTTCTGTTACTTGACATACTAGGCCGTAATGTGcatcatgaaaaaatttgatatgtGCTGTAAAGGTGAAACTCTCTATATATGTAAAAGATGGTTGAAGATGAGCTCTGTTGAGTTTGGATCTACATTTGTTACGTTTTTGGGCATGGGACAATACGGATATCAAGCTCCCTGTTCATCCTTCTTCAAAGCGATAAAGTCAGGCTTCCATTATCTATACTTTTTAACTTAATATGTATTTATCTCTGGTCATTTCCAACTGATAGCTACAATATTAGGAATCATTACTTGACGATCTTAGAACTCTTATAAGCCAACTGTGGTTGAAATATTCAAATGTTAAAAGGTTGACATTACATCTGCAGACTAAGGTCAAATGGAGATTTTTTGTTGGATTTCTTATTAAACGAATCCTTCTATTTTACCGTTTGTGCAAAGAGTTCAGTGGATTCTTGTAAAGCGGATTGGGACTGATGTTGCttcaattttagtttgtttgttcttttcttgtgatttcCCTATGTCTTTGGAATTGTTAACTTTGTATGTAATAGCTTTTGTTTGCATGGACATATTGTTAATCAACTTAGTCGAAGCTGGACTCTAATTTGCAGTATGGTTGCTGATGTTCATCGTACATTACTCTATGGAGGCATCTTCTTGTACCCCGGAGATAAGAAAAGCCCCAACGGGAAGCTGAGGTACGTTATGCACATTTTCGGAGTCACAGAAGAATTTCCTTTGCAATAACTCGCGGAAACCTTTGCTAATGAAATATATGAAACAGGGTTCTCTATGAAGTATTTCCCATGTCATTTCTGATGGAACAAGCAGGAGGTCAAGCATTTACTGGGAAGCAACGGGTACAATTTCTGATAATTCTGTCTGTTGTGTTGGGAAAACAcggacaagcacaaaagtatatatggtaaatgtaatggaaataaaatggaaaaataacgacaccaagaattttacgtggaaacccttctgaataagggaaaaaaccacgggccaagaggagcaactgatattactatagtaaagaattttacactgtgtagtcacgaatacaacactcaaagtgactactacacactcaaaaggaacaacactctttggTTTctgtcttactaaaatatcgctcacactctatttttcttcacagactattttcttatatagtctatggaatacctcactttgctctcaaaatggtttttctctctaacttggtgtgttctacaaatgagcaagaatgctctatttatagaaggataaaaccatacctatgtcactaatgacatatgtaaacatagcaaagtcaaaaatggttgcaaatcttaccaatttgccaactaccaaatcttttcttttcaactccaattactattcctttttaacaatttcttgtaccaattgaataactaaagttgactaaaacaatGGGATGAATTCAACATGTTGGGCACAGTATAATAATACAAGAAGCTAGCGTTTTGTTCTATTATTAGAACGTGACACTCATAGTAATGTTATTATGCAGGCACTTGACTTAGTTCCAGAGAAGATACACGAACGCTCTCCTATATTTCTTGGTAGTTATGATGACGTTGAGGAGATCAAGAATCTCTACGCTGCTGAAGAGCAAAACTGATAGATGTATCTATACCATGTAATCACTTCACTACTCTTGCTGGTGCAGATATCAAATTTCTCAAATTAGAGCAAGTTGTTACTGTTTATGTTGCACAATAGCTGCTGTGACGCGATAATACGTTCACATTACTGGCTTGTTCTAACTTTTTTCTTGAAGTATCCTTTTCTCATCAACAATAAAATGTTGAATAGAGAAGTTCTGGCTTATTATTGCTCATTTTAATTCAAAGTTCTTTTGTAATGTCATCCATTTAGAATCAAGCCAATCTTTTCTGCTAGATGTTGTCTGGTTCTCATTGCATTGTTATCTTTCATAGGTTGTTGACTAACATCTATATAAATGATATCACTGGCTTCTTGTGAAATTCTTGATAATGGAATTCAAAGATTGccgatataatttttaattactgtaatttataatactttttcgtaatttttaaatagtatTTTGTTATTCATACTCTATCGATTTATGTGACAATGATAGAATTACGAGagtcaattaaaaatttaatatattttaagttgttaattgttatgttttatatatagtaCATATAAGCAAGAAGGCAAGAAGCTGTGTGCTTGTATGTAACCCCTTATATAAAAGGGAATTAGGTATTTATTTCTTATTCTATTAATTTTAAGTGAGTTGGATAAATTATGAATTGAATTCAGGATAGGCTAAAtctattgattaattttttaaattgtttttttttttaaatttaaaattgtcacgatcattaatgaaaattatgtttttaactAGAGATAATCAGGAATGCTTGTTAGACATGGTTGGATGACCATATAAGCTTATTAAAtgaaaatgtcttttttttttctttttcctgaAGCATAAAtgtagaaaaaagaaatagtatGTGCACTTGAACAGGAACGCCAATAATATTGTTCAATCATACATGTTGCACTAAAACATGGAAGGCTTAGgaattctctttatttattcaaaaaaaaaaaagggtgcTTTTGGCTATAGATTTTTTAAGtactttttataaataaattgtattttgttttatgaagttagtaaaaaatagaaacaataaaaaataactgaaaaaaCTGGACAAATATAAAAGAATGACAATTTGTGATATGAATCAATTAGAGCAGCATCAGAGATATGAATGAAGAAATATTGATAGTGGCGTAATCTTTGTCTAGTAGTTTCGATATTTATAGAAAGTAagcttaaaattaattattgtatatataaataaattatgtcgTTGGCTTATAGATATAGGATTGAACTCGcgattcaaaattcaaaatgtgAACCAGTGTGTATTAGACTTCTACTAATAATAGATAGCattgatatatataataaaatttttgataacCCCTTCACGTAATATAAATTCGCccttaaatattaatattataatatgtacatattcataaatgacaGACATATTTATGTAAAGTATGAACTCTTGaacaaaaaataagataaaaatgttACACTAAATATGTAGTTGAAACTTATAAAActgttaaatatattatttactttattaataatttaaatttttctacaTCTTCATACCAAATttgattaaagaaaattatactAGAATTCGACTATTTCAAAATGACAAGCATTTAGTATGATCACTCCTAGAAGATTAGCATTTAGCAATTTCAGCCGTAGATGAATGTTCCGCTCCGTCGAAAATAGGACGAAAGTTGTAAAATTCCAACACACCCGATTCTCTCTCTCCTTCTACCCTCCTTCTTCCCCTGTACATTTCACCTTTGTATTAAccaacaacaaataaaattaaactaatcatCACAATTCTCAACCCACAGATCCCAAAAATTCAAACACactccatttttaatttttttcacgaGAATAGTATACTTTAATAATCTTCAAATACTATAAATAATGTCAACCGACACTGACGACGAAGACGAGCTCTTACAGATCGCATTACAGGAGCAAGCACAACGCAATATTAATTACCAGAAACCATCGAAGCAACCTTCAAAACCAGTTCGAAACTTCGTTCAGCCGCCGTCGCAGCCTAATTTGAGAGTTGCTGCTGGTGCTACGTCGGAGAGGAAGAACCCTAATATTGCCGCCGCGATGCAGAAGACAAGTAATAAGAGTAGTAGTAACCAGAGGAAAACTGTGGAGGATGATGATGACTCGGAAATCGAGATGCTGAGTATATCATCTGGTGATGAGGATTCGTCCAAGGATCGCGGGTTTGGGTCGAGGAATCGGGTGGTTAGTGGTGGGGGAAGAGCTGGACGGGAGGATGATGGATTGTGGGATGGAGGCGAACCTGATTCCTGGAAACGTGTTGATGAATCTGAGGTATGTCTATGTTGACTGATGCTGCTACTATTCTGTGGACTCATTCTTACTGATGGTTGATATTTGTCTGAGCAAGTTCCCCGTAATGCCAGGCATTTCTAGTACTGATAATTTTTGAGGAACTGTTCATTTTTAGTTCTCCTCTTTTAAAGTAGAGCCTATAAGGAAAAAGGTGCATACTTTGCCGAATTAGTGCTTGCACTGAATCAATGCCTGAGCCTAACTTTTTAGCAACTCTGTTTTAagtatacaataaaaaaatttgcttCAATTGATAACCTGTTTGCACATATCTATAGTAATGTTCTTTTTATATGTCTGTTTACTCTATGATTACTCATTTTGCTTCTGAATAATTATTGAAATTCACTTATGCTTGGATTGTTCATTTAAGGAAACCAGTCTTAGTTATTATGGTCTTGTCATATCAATATGGAGCT
This genomic window contains:
- the LOC101266629 gene encoding fructose-1,6-bisphosphatase, cytosolic isoform X1; this translates as MSILASTACPISCTKIESTMDHAADAHRTDLMTITRFVLNEQTKHPESRGDFSILLSHIVLGCKFVCTAVNKAGLAKLLGLAGETNVQAKDQKKLDVLSNEVFIKALVSSGRTCILVSEEDEEATFVEPANRGKYCVVFDPLDGSSNIDCGVSIGTIFGIYMIKDGHEPTLDDVLQPGMNMLAAGYCMYGSSCTLVLSTGSGVNGFTLDPSLGEFILTHADIKIPKKGKIYSVNEGNAKNWDGPTSKYVQNCKYPADGSSPKSLRYIGSMVADVHRTLLYGGIFLYPGDKKSPNGKLRVLYEVFPMSFLMEQAGGQAFTGKQRALDLVPEKIHERSPIFLGSYDDVEEIKNLYAAEEQN
- the LOC101266116 gene encoding uncharacterized protein isoform X4, with the translated sequence MFTNSQRQEERTGKYGTPRVKYLQELVNQFQNASAEETKEKIVANLANFAYDPFNFTFLRQLNVIELFLDCLTEPSEKLVEFGIGGICNACSDPANAALVTQNDGIPLVIQCLSSPVRNTVNYALGALYYLCNASNKEEILKPEVIDAIKSYAAAGGVSTSFSNLAQAFLDQHVPQLN
- the LOC101266116 gene encoding uncharacterized protein isoform X2: MLKIFNFICSSSLIAVYMFTNSQRQEERTGKYGTPRVKYLQELVNQFQNASAEETKEKIVANLANFAYDPFNFTFLRQLNVIELFLDCLTEPSEKLVEFGIGGICNACSDPANAALVTQNDGIPLVIQCLSSPVRNTVNYALGALYYLCNASNKEEILKPEVIDAIKSYAAAGGVSTSFSNLAQAFLDQHVPQLN
- the LOC101266116 gene encoding uncharacterized protein isoform X3, which encodes MFTNSQRQEERTGKYGTPRVKYLQELVNQFQNASAEETKEKIVANLANFAYDPFNFTFLRQLNVIELFLDCLTEPSEKLVEFGIGGICNACSGKDQSYPANAALVTQNDGIPLVIQCLSSPVRNTVNYALGALYYLCNASNKEEILKPEVIDAIKSYAAAGGVSTSFSNLAQAFLDQHVPQLN
- the LOC101266629 gene encoding fructose-1,6-bisphosphatase, cytosolic isoform X2; amino-acid sequence: MSILASTACPISCTKIESTMDHAADAHRTDLMTITRFVLNEQTKHPESRGDFSILLSHIVLGCKFVCTAVNKAGLAKLLGLAGETNVQGEDQKKLDVLSNEVFIKALVSSGRTCILVSEEDEEATFVEPANRGKYCVVFDPLDGSSNIDCGVSIGTIFGIYMIKDGHEPTLDDVLQPGMNMLAAGYCMYGSSCTLVLSTGSGVNGFTLDPSLGEFILTHADIKIPKKGKIYSVNEGNAKNWDGPTSKYVQNCKYPADGSSPKSLRYIGSMVADVHRTLLYGGIFLYPGDKKSPNGKLRVLYEVFPMSFLMEQAGGQAFTGKQRALDLVPEKIHERSPIFLGSYDDVEEIKNLYAAEEQN
- the LOC101266116 gene encoding uncharacterized protein isoform X1, producing the protein MLKIFNFICSSSLIAVYMFTNSQRQEERTGKYGTPRVKYLQELVNQFQNASAEETKEKIVANLANFAYDPFNFTFLRQLNVIELFLDCLTEPSEKLVEFGIGGICNACSGKDQSYPANAALVTQNDGIPLVIQCLSSPVRNTVNYALGALYYLCNASNKEEILKPEVIDAIKSYAAAGGVSTSFSNLAQAFLDQHVPQLN